One Coffea arabica cultivar ET-39 chromosome 5e, Coffea Arabica ET-39 HiFi, whole genome shotgun sequence DNA segment encodes these proteins:
- the LOC140006581 gene encoding uncharacterized protein isoform X2, which produces MAPDRSPSRKSSAASTSRSGGSLRHIMKKGPWTANEDALLMEYVRKNGEGNWNAVQRNSGLMRCGKSCRLRWSNHLRPNLKKGAFTQDEEALIVNLHAKFGNKWARMASQLPGRTDNEIKNYWNTRLKRRQRAGLPLYPVDIQPLNQYQPQNLQPSPSLVSFITAVDGKPKHSTPISIFDMFNPTTPPASTSQNQPLPSFLSDPSPNFKPAHNKNGASLPMPSLQFNCLNFGIANTVPVSHASFAQNDTGSGSNMGLPAIQSLVPETTSSGSDYMIATSSDADDRDEGHDHQGLSHGNSGLLEDVIDESQALTRAEKPKETCLNAEKSQGEFLWDYKLMEDVGGNVGEESDLNAILDEPYKDSTPTHSSIGVETTNASSQKSNPVEDDLFNLLDDIPLPVTMPDWYDGNGNDIDGQCSNWIEGDAGKENHQPEPSYSPVATTPEITDNNWTDGASYWKNLPGIY; this is translated from the exons CAAACGAGGATGCCCTCTTGATGGAGTATGTGAGAAAGAATGGTGAAGGAAATTGGAATGCAGTCCAGAGGAATTCAGGGTTGATGAGGTGCGGGAAGAGCTGCAGGCTTAGATGGTCGAACCATTTACGGCCTAATCTTAAAAAAGGGGCATTTACCCAAGATGAAGAGGCTCTCATTGTTAATCTCCATGCTAAGTTTGGCAACAAATGGGCTCGCATGGCCTCCCAG CTTCCTGGTAGAACAGACAACGAGATCAAGAATTACTGGAATACAAGGCTAAAGAGGCGTCAAAGAGCTGGTTTGCCACTTTACCCTGTCGATATTCAGCCTCTTAATCAATACCAACCACAAAACCTTCAACCTAGTCCTTCATTAGTATCCTTTATCACAGCAGTAGATGGAAAACCCAAGCATAGTACCCCTATATCCATCTTTGACATGTTCAATCCTACTACACCACCTGCGTCCACTTCCCAGAACCAGCCTCTGCCTTCATTCCTGTCTGATCCCAGTCCAAATTTCAAACCTGCTCACAACAAAAATG GAGCATCCTTGCCAATGCCTTCACTCCAGTTCAATTGTCTCAATTTTGGCATTGCAAATACTGTACCTGTTTCTCATGCATCATTTGCACAAAATGATACGGGTTCAGGCTCCAATATGGGGCTTCCTGCAATCCAATCACTTGTTCCTGAAACAACATCTTCAGGAAGTGATTATATGATTGCAACATCAAGTGATGCAGATGATCGTGATGAAGGTCATGATCATCAAGGCTTATCCCATGGTAACAGTGGATTATTGGAAGACGTTATAGATGAGTCCCAAGCATTGACGCGTGCAGAAAAGCCAAAAGAGACTTGTCTGAATGCAGAAAAAAGTCAAGGAGAGTTTCTGTGGGACTACAAATTAATGGAAGATGTCGGTGGCAACGTAGGCGAAGAATCGGATCTTAATGCTATCCTGGATGAACCTTATAAAGATTCTACTCCTACTCATTCATCCATCG GGGTTGAAACAACAAACGCTTCATCACAGAAAAGCAATCCAGTGGAGGATGATTTGTTCAATCTTCTAGATGATATCCCATTACCAGTAACAATGCCTGATTGGTATGATGGAAACGGTAATGATATCGATGGACAATGCTCGAATTGGATCGAAGGTGATGCAGGAAAGGAAAATCATCAGCCAGAACCTTCATATTCTCCAGTTGCAACAACTCCCGAGATAACAGATAATAACTGGACCGATGGTGCGAGCTACTGGAAGAACTTGCCTGGAATTTATTAG
- the LOC140006581 gene encoding uncharacterized protein isoform X1: MAPDRSPSRKSSAASTSRSGGSLRHIMKKGPWTANEDALLMEYVRKNGEGNWNAVQRNSGLMRCGKSCRLRWSNHLRPNLKKGAFTQDEEALIVNLHAKFGNKWARMASQLPGRTDNEIKNYWNTRLKRRQRAGLPLYPVDIQPLNQYQPQNLQPSPSLVSFITAVDGKPKHSTPISIFDMFNPTTPPASTSQNQPLPSFLSDPSPNFKPAHNKNGIALSLSSVNSLLSLTSASLAFNNQGPSPLGASLPMPSLQFNCLNFGIANTVPVSHASFAQNDTGSGSNMGLPAIQSLVPETTSSGSDYMIATSSDADDRDEGHDHQGLSHGNSGLLEDVIDESQALTRAEKPKETCLNAEKSQGEFLWDYKLMEDVGGNVGEESDLNAILDEPYKDSTPTHSSIGVETTNASSQKSNPVEDDLFNLLDDIPLPVTMPDWYDGNGNDIDGQCSNWIEGDAGKENHQPEPSYSPVATTPEITDNNWTDGASYWKNLPGIY, from the exons CAAACGAGGATGCCCTCTTGATGGAGTATGTGAGAAAGAATGGTGAAGGAAATTGGAATGCAGTCCAGAGGAATTCAGGGTTGATGAGGTGCGGGAAGAGCTGCAGGCTTAGATGGTCGAACCATTTACGGCCTAATCTTAAAAAAGGGGCATTTACCCAAGATGAAGAGGCTCTCATTGTTAATCTCCATGCTAAGTTTGGCAACAAATGGGCTCGCATGGCCTCCCAG CTTCCTGGTAGAACAGACAACGAGATCAAGAATTACTGGAATACAAGGCTAAAGAGGCGTCAAAGAGCTGGTTTGCCACTTTACCCTGTCGATATTCAGCCTCTTAATCAATACCAACCACAAAACCTTCAACCTAGTCCTTCATTAGTATCCTTTATCACAGCAGTAGATGGAAAACCCAAGCATAGTACCCCTATATCCATCTTTGACATGTTCAATCCTACTACACCACCTGCGTCCACTTCCCAGAACCAGCCTCTGCCTTCATTCCTGTCTGATCCCAGTCCAAATTTCAAACCTGCTCACAACAAAAATGGTATAGCTTTATCTCTGTCATCTGTTAATTCTTTGCTTTCATTAACTTCAGCTTCTTTAGCCTTTAATAATCAAGGTCCATCTCCATTAGGAGCATCCTTGCCAATGCCTTCACTCCAGTTCAATTGTCTCAATTTTGGCATTGCAAATACTGTACCTGTTTCTCATGCATCATTTGCACAAAATGATACGGGTTCAGGCTCCAATATGGGGCTTCCTGCAATCCAATCACTTGTTCCTGAAACAACATCTTCAGGAAGTGATTATATGATTGCAACATCAAGTGATGCAGATGATCGTGATGAAGGTCATGATCATCAAGGCTTATCCCATGGTAACAGTGGATTATTGGAAGACGTTATAGATGAGTCCCAAGCATTGACGCGTGCAGAAAAGCCAAAAGAGACTTGTCTGAATGCAGAAAAAAGTCAAGGAGAGTTTCTGTGGGACTACAAATTAATGGAAGATGTCGGTGGCAACGTAGGCGAAGAATCGGATCTTAATGCTATCCTGGATGAACCTTATAAAGATTCTACTCCTACTCATTCATCCATCG GGGTTGAAACAACAAACGCTTCATCACAGAAAAGCAATCCAGTGGAGGATGATTTGTTCAATCTTCTAGATGATATCCCATTACCAGTAACAATGCCTGATTGGTATGATGGAAACGGTAATGATATCGATGGACAATGCTCGAATTGGATCGAAGGTGATGCAGGAAAGGAAAATCATCAGCCAGAACCTTCATATTCTCCAGTTGCAACAACTCCCGAGATAACAGATAATAACTGGACCGATGGTGCGAGCTACTGGAAGAACTTGCCTGGAATTTATTAG